One window of the Streptomyces sp. TS71-3 genome contains the following:
- the mreC gene encoding rod shape-determining protein MreC, whose translation MRDTRESRLLLVLLVAIAFALITVDIRGGEGSPVDGARQAAATAFGPVENGLAGAVDPVGNAISAVRDSGHRHDRISELERQNAALKAKLGSDDRTRSQLHQFDKMLKTAGTGRYSIKGAQVIAIGAAQGFSWTVTIDAGASDGIRRDMTVLNGDGLVGRVTTVGPDSATVLLANDPDFSVGTRMEKTDELGFASGSGDRPMRVQLLNGKARVKKGDRMVTFGSEADKPFVPGVPVGTVSRVEASGGGLTRTVYVQPFVSFTKLDIVGVVVQPPRTDPRDAVLPPAAKPTPAPTVTVTVTPGAPQNQGQGDQNPGGGDQQGGAQQPQDGGGQPQDNAQQQQGNAQQPQGDDDPQPEQ comes from the coding sequence GTGAGGGACACACGAGAGAGCCGGCTGCTCCTGGTGCTGCTGGTCGCCATCGCGTTCGCACTGATCACGGTGGACATCCGCGGCGGCGAGGGCTCCCCGGTCGACGGTGCCCGGCAGGCCGCCGCCACCGCCTTCGGCCCGGTCGAGAACGGCCTCGCGGGCGCCGTCGACCCGGTCGGCAACGCCATCTCGGCGGTCCGCGACTCCGGCCACCGCCACGACCGGATCTCCGAACTGGAGCGGCAGAACGCCGCCCTGAAGGCCAAGCTGGGCAGCGACGACCGCACCCGCAGCCAGCTCCACCAGTTCGACAAGATGCTGAAGACCGCCGGAACCGGCCGCTACAGCATCAAGGGCGCCCAGGTCATCGCGATCGGGGCCGCCCAGGGCTTCTCCTGGACCGTCACCATCGACGCGGGCGCGAGCGACGGCATAAGGCGTGACATGACCGTCCTCAACGGCGACGGCCTGGTCGGCCGCGTCACCACGGTGGGGCCCGACAGCGCCACCGTCCTGCTCGCCAACGACCCCGACTTCAGCGTCGGCACCCGGATGGAGAAGACCGACGAGCTCGGCTTCGCCTCGGGCAGCGGCGACCGCCCCATGCGCGTGCAGCTCCTCAACGGCAAGGCACGGGTGAAGAAGGGCGACCGCATGGTCACCTTCGGCTCGGAGGCGGACAAGCCGTTCGTGCCCGGCGTCCCGGTCGGCACGGTCAGCCGTGTCGAGGCGTCGGGCGGCGGCCTCACCCGCACGGTCTACGTGCAGCCGTTCGTGTCGTTCACGAAGCTCGACATCGTCGGCGTGGTCGTCCAGCCGCCGCGCACGGACCCGCGCGACGCCGTCCTGCCGCCCGCCGCCAAGCCGACGCCCGCCCCCACCGTCACGGTGACGGTCACCCCCGGCGCCCCGCAGAACCAGGGCCAGGGCGACCAGAACCCCGGCGGCGGCGACCAGCAGGGCGGCGCGCAGCAGCCCCAGGACGGCGGCGGGCAGCCGCAGGACAACGCCCAACAACAACAAGGCAACGCCCAACAACCACAGGGTGACGACGACCCGCAGCCGGAGCAGTAG
- the mreD gene encoding rod shape-determining protein MreD, with amino-acid sequence MRFNRILLSTALVIVALVLQVCILARLHLPGAVPDLLLLTVLALALVYGHVGGALIGFGAGLLADLAPPADHAAGRYALVLCVVGYAAGLAKPELGRLNSVLRPMLVVAGAAIASTLLYAGVGALVGDTAARHVGLLSLLITAVIYDLMLAPFTVPFLIALARRAENDPLAEASKSGTSADVASGWLSSGTGLNIGDQRRNGLRIRAAKARMARAGRIKGVKRL; translated from the coding sequence ATGCGCTTCAACCGGATCCTGCTCTCCACGGCACTCGTGATCGTCGCCCTGGTCCTCCAGGTGTGCATCCTGGCCCGGCTCCACCTGCCGGGCGCCGTCCCCGACCTGCTGCTGCTCACCGTGCTCGCCCTCGCCCTGGTCTACGGCCACGTGGGCGGCGCCCTGATCGGGTTCGGCGCGGGCCTGCTGGCCGACCTCGCACCGCCCGCCGACCACGCCGCGGGCCGCTACGCGCTCGTGCTCTGCGTCGTCGGCTACGCCGCGGGCCTCGCCAAGCCCGAACTCGGCCGGCTCAACTCCGTGCTGCGCCCGATGCTGGTGGTCGCCGGCGCCGCCATCGCCTCCACGCTGCTCTACGCCGGCGTGGGCGCCCTGGTCGGCGACACCGCCGCCCGGCACGTCGGACTGCTCAGCCTGCTGATCACGGCCGTCATCTACGACCTGATGCTGGCGCCGTTCACCGTGCCGTTCCTCATCGCCCTCGCCAGGCGCGCCGAGAACGACCCGCTCGCGGAGGCCTCCAAGAGCGGCACGTCCGCCGACGTCGCCTCCGGCTGGCTCTCCTCCGGCACGGGCCTGAACATCGGCGACCAGCGCCGTAACGGACTGCGGATAAGAGCGGCGAAGGCGCGGATGGCCAGGGCCGGCCGCATCAAGGGGGTCAAGCGGCTGTGA